The window AGAGTTCGGGCCCGGAGCGCCGCTTCGTCCTCTCGGTGCCAGGGAGGAGGGAACGCCGACGGCGCAGTCGACGATCGTCATCGACCAGATGCGCGATCGCGTGCTTCCCATCCCGCGTGACACGGTGCAGATCGACGGACTGCACGGCACCTGGCTGTGGGACCGCACCGACATGACCGTGCGCAGCCGATCCTCGAGCACGGTCGATCAGCACTACACCGTCACGAGCCTCGAGACAGAACCCACTCGCGAACAGCTCCGAGCGGCAACGGGCGCAGCGCCCGAAAGACTCTCCGATGAGCTCGATCTCGGCGACGACGTGCCCGACATCATCACCCGCACTCTCGAGAGAGTCACGGCAAGCGCCGACACAGCCTATGACAAGGCGTACGCGATCCAGAGCTACTTGCGCGGCACCGACTTCAGCTATTCCCTTTCGACGCCGGTGCAGCAGGGCTACGACGGCGACAGCCTCGGCGTCGTCGCGACGTTCCTGGAACGAAAGTCGGGCTATTGCGTGCATTTCGCCTCGACGATGGCGGTTATGTCCCGGCTCGCGGGGATTCCTTCACGCATCGTGCTCGGCTTCCTGCCGGGAGATCGCATGTACACGGCACCCGGACAGGCATCTCAGTACTCGGTCGAGTCGGACGATCTGCACGCGTGGCCCGAACTGTACTTCGACGGTATCGGCTGGGTCGCGTTCGAGCCGACGCCGAGCCGCGGTTCCGCTCCGGACTATGCTCCGGCCCCCGAGGGGCCCGCACCCGCCCCCATCGAATCGGAGCTGCCGCGCGCAAACGTGGACACGAGCCCGACGCCGACCGCGAGCGTTCCCCAGTCGGACACGCGCAACGACGCCCAGAGCGCGGCGAAGACCGAGGCGCCCGTCGGCACGGGCATCATCGTCCTAGGTGTCCTGCTGCTGCTCGCGGCTCCCGCGCTCGGGCGAACCCTCCGTTCCCACCGGCGTCGCGCGCTGTTGCGGGCCGGGCGTGCGGGAGCAGCGCTCGCCTGGAACGAGCTCGAAGACGCCGCCCTCGATCTCGGTCACAGCATCCCCGAGAATGTGACTCCTCGCTCCTTCGGCGATCAGCTCGCAACCGTCGCTAGCTTGGGGAGTGCGCAGCGATCAAGCCTCGCACGGCTCGTGAGGGCTGTCGAACGCGACCTGTTCGGTCCCTCAGCCGGACACGTCGACGGCGGAGCGCTCGTCGATGACCTCGACGTCGTCACCACAGCGCTGCACGATGGCGCATCGCCCCGACGACGACTCGCGGCCTCTCTCGCGCCCCGCTCCGTGCTCCGGCCTCGCACTCAGCTGTCGCCAATCGCCCAGCGGTAAACTCTTCTGCCGTGACCGCATTCAAGAAGACTCCATACACGGTGGGCGTTCGCGACCTCATCGGCCGTCCCGGCGAGATGCGCGAGCACGACTACGACTTCCCGCTGCCGGAAACCCTCGGCGAAGGTCTCATCTCCGTGAAGGAAGGCACGCCCGTTCACGAATACGTGCGCCTCGAGTCGGTGCACGAGGGGATCCTCGCAAGCGGCGAGGTCTCGACGACGGCGACGGGACAGTGCGGACGCTGCCTGACCGACATCGCGCAGAGCGTCCAAGTCGAGTTTCAGGAACTTTTCGCGTATCCTACTCAGGAAGCTTCTGAGCATGAGGTTCACGATGACCACGTGGATCTTGAACCTCTCGTCAGAGATGCAGTGGTTCTATCACTGCCGTTTCAGCCGGTATGCCGACCTGATTGCCCCGGACTCGACCCCGAGACCGGCGAGCGTCTGGCCGATCACCCGGAACGAGAACCTCGCGAGATCACGGATCCCCGGTGGGATGCGCTCGCACAGTTCTCCTCACGCCCAGGCACCGAAGACTCGAGTGCGTCAGACAGAGAAGAGAGATAACC of the Paramicrobacterium humi genome contains:
- a CDS encoding YceD family protein; translated protein: MREHDYDFPLPETLGEGLISVKEGTPVHEYVRLESVHEGILASGEVSTTATGQCGRCLTDIAQSVQVEFQELFAYPTQEASEHEVHDDHVDLEPLVRDAVVLSLPFQPVCRPDCPGLDPETGERLADHPEREPREITDPRWDALAQFSSRPGTEDSSASDREER
- a CDS encoding transglutaminaseTgpA domain-containing protein; this translates as MPPRDARRTKRDEGRRLIVLSIAVLVLVGSSLSALLPLISESGWWFRGIAAAAFVLLAAVAVRAFRGPALLATFAALAAAVVVVTIGFASDSAVAGIIPTPATIDAFVGFASDGGRAIYLQSIPATPDQGMLFLLIAGCCLAAVVLDALIVTARMPLVGGVIALGIALPSSLMTGVVAVAPLAATGGAFLLVLWVDGMSRRRVTMRDGVRVVAVGAVAVTGAGLLTVSVPGFYGGSLLTSASSRSIGVGVSPLIDLGKDLQSVGGIEQFRYTTTAQKGPYFRLMTLESFDGTTWVSSDEDAEPEEFGPGAPLRPLGAREEGTPTAQSTIVIDQMRDRVLPIPRDTVQIDGLHGTWLWDRTDMTVRSRSSSTVDQHYTVTSLETEPTREQLRAATGAAPERLSDELDLGDDVPDIITRTLERVTASADTAYDKAYAIQSYLRGTDFSYSLSTPVQQGYDGDSLGVVATFLERKSGYCVHFASTMAVMSRLAGIPSRIVLGFLPGDRMYTAPGQASQYSVESDDLHAWPELYFDGIGWVAFEPTPSRGSAPDYAPAPEGPAPAPIESELPRANVDTSPTPTASVPQSDTRNDAQSAAKTEAPVGTGIIVLGVLLLLAAPALGRTLRSHRRRALLRAGRAGAALAWNELEDAALDLGHSIPENVTPRSFGDQLATVASLGSAQRSSLARLVRAVERDLFGPSAGHVDGGALVDDLDVVTTALHDGASPRRRLAASLAPRSVLRPRTQLSPIAQR